One region of Fragaria vesca subsp. vesca linkage group LG4, FraVesHawaii_1.0, whole genome shotgun sequence genomic DNA includes:
- the LOC101305554 gene encoding uncharacterized protein LOC101305554 → MSTTAAAAALHSPSLMAALLLTAIFLSLGAAKSARGSPPSSCADELVRFSPCLSYMASPPNNLSDSPASKCCEAFSSAEESGSAVCLCYLVQDPPMLGFPVTVARVLSLSSVCPRRNSTSAPSSSLKSLCSEVPELPPLRNRTIPVISGSLPSGSETVSSPSPNPANKSITQPSLLTPPSSAVEPARGSVEPPRVSAAAAMKRIFKNNTPWFLPAISMLVLI, encoded by the exons ATGAGCACCACCGCCGCCGCCGCCGCTCTGCACTCGCCGTCTCTCATGGCCGCCCTCCTCCTCACCGCGATCTTCCTCTCTCTCGGTGCCGCCAAGTCAGCCAGAGGATCGCCGCCGTCCTCTTGCGCCGACGAGCTCGTCCGATTCTCGCCGTGCCTTTCCTACATGGCGTCGCCGCCGAACAACCTCTCCGACTCGCCGGCGTCCAAGTGCTGCGAAGCGTTCTCGTCGGCGGAGGAGTCCGGCAGCGCCGTTTGCCTCTGCTACCTGGTCCAGGATCCTCCGATGCTCGGCTTTCCGGTGACCGTTGCTCGCGTTCTCTCGCTCTCCTCCGTCTGCCCTCGCCGGAACTCCACCTCCGCTCCTTCCTCTTCTCTCAAGTCTCTTTGCTCAG AGGTGCCGGAGCTCCCTCCTCTCCGCAACAGAACGATTCCTGTGATTTCAGGTTCTCTTCCTTCTG GTTCTGAAACTGTTTCATCTCCTTCACCAAATCCAGCAAACAAGTCAATCACACAACCAAGCTTGTTGACTCCACCAAGCTCAGCAGTAGAACCAGCAAGAGGCTCAGTAGAACCACCAAGAGTGTCGGCAGCGGCGGCAATGAAGCGAATTTTCAAGAACAATACTCCTTGGTTTCTACCTGCCATATCGATGTTGGTACTCATCTGA
- the LOC101296947 gene encoding probable RNA helicase SDE3-like, protein MGSIAGRADEECSVIGDKGDIGFIDFNDDKSVCSYNPAEEGPIVISVPFPLVGGKQGQKPQSVVVGETVSEKITIVNSTRKPVELWGVKIYASTPEDSFTLSLMEPPKKGSGVEAIRAFLESNALEDRVLQPGETLPVWLSCKPKEIGVHTSVVHFEFEEYQIERAVFLLADDKISQSLVSTRPFERRAKKKPIVVDCYVRAASVSRSTEQRPYKNRLPRYDLPKEHRDYLLSGQVPECVTEGLLRRNYADHFKTLLMMEEIQLEESMRSYDMEHVNLRRRGYRYLSLEVPGLAERRPSLVHGDHVFAKLSEYADDTTSDPYQGYIHRVEADEVYLRFADEFHANHRDGNLYHVQFTYNRVSMRRLYQATDAAAELDTGFLFPSESPEKRWINSPKLVPAPSCRLNEEQMRAVQMVLGCKGGPPFVIHGPPGTGKTMTLVEAVLQLYKRKAKARILICAPSNSAADHVLEKLLNEKADVVIKKNEIFRLNAPSRPLEDIKPEYIKFCFSNDDNIFSCPPPKALRRYRIIISTYMSASLLYAEDIEKGHFSHIFLDEAGQASEPETMIPVANLHERNTVVVLAGDPMQLGPIINSQQAEEYCLGISYLERMFDCEFYRNGDNSYVTKLVRNYRCHPDILHLPNELFYGGELKACKDDSVSITAGLDLLPNKDFPVVFFGIQGCDEREGNNPSWFNRTEASKVVEVTKRLTAGKNLSEEDIGVITPYRQQVLKLKKAFENLDMPDIKVGSVEQFQGQEREVIIISTVRSTIKHNEFDRTYCLGFLSNPKRFNVAITRAKSLLIIIGNPHIISKDFNWNKLLWRCVDNNSYQGCNLPVRQEENYYENPTHEDDWDNNGENTQFSRTDSWVQGSWEAEAAQPLQDRDEAGQLLETEVPPPVDESEWSDGWK, encoded by the exons ATGGGTTCAATTGCTGGTAGGGCTGATGAAGAGTGCTCAGTCATTGGAGACAAAGGGGATATAGGGTTCATCGATTTCAATGATGATAAATCGGTTTGTAGTTACAACCCAGCTGAAGAGGGTCCGATTGTTATCTCAGTCCCATTCCCTTTGGTGGGTGGAAAGCAAGGTCAAAAGCCTCAATCAGTAGTTGTAGGAGAAACAGTTTCGGAGAAAATAACGATTGTGAACTCCACCCGTAAGCCAGTGGAGCTGTGGGGTGTCAAAATTTATGCCTCAACTCCAGAGGACTCTTTCACACTTTCTCTAATGGAGCCTCCAAAGAAAGGCTCTGGTGTAGAAGCCATTAGAGCCTTCCTCGAGTCTAATGCCCTTGAGGACAGAGTGCTGCAGCCAGGAGAAACTCTGCCTGTGTGGCTATCTTGCAAGCCCAAGGAAATTGGTGTGCACACGAGCGTTGTGCATTTTGAATTCGAGGAGTATCAGATTGAACGTGCTGTTTTTCTCTTGGCTGATGACAAGATCTCCCAATCTCTGGTCTCAACAAGACCATTCGAAAGACGTGCTAAGAAGAAACCAATTGTTGTGGATTGCTATGTACGGGCTGCAAGCGTTTCAAGAAGCACAGAACAGCGACCCTACAAAAACAGGCTTCCGCGATATGACCTTCCAAAGGAACATAGAGATTATCTATTGAGCGGGCAGGTTCCTGAATGCGTTACAGAAGGTCTTTTGAGGCGGAACTATGCTGATCACTTCAAGACTTTACTGATGATGGAAGAAATACAGTTAGAG GAAAGCATGAGAAGTTATGATATGGAACATGTTAATTTGAGGAGGAGGGGATATCGTTATTTGTCCCTTGAAGTCCCAGGACTGGCGGAGAGAAGGCCTTCACTTGTCCATGGCGATCATGTTTTTGCCAAGCTTTCTGAGTACGCAGATGACACAACATCTGATCCATATCAG GGTTACATTCACCGTGTGGAGGCTGATGAAGTTTACTTGAGGTTTGCAGATGAATTTCATGCAAACCACAGAGACGGTAATCTTTATCATGTGCAGTTCACATATAATCGAGTTTCCATGAGAAGGTTATATCAAGCCACTGATGCTGCTGCAGAGTTAGACACAGGGTTCCTATTTCCATCTGAGTCCCCTGAAAAAAGATGGATTAACAGCCCAAAACTGGTCCCTGCACCTTCTTGCAGACTTAATGAAGAGCAAATGCGTGCAGTTCAGATGGTCCTTGGCTGCAAAGGAGGACCACCTTTTGTGATTCATGGTCCTCCTGGCACAGGCAAGACAATGACATTAGTGGAAGCAGTCCTCCAACTCTACAAAAGGAAAGCAAAAGCTCGAATTCTCATTTGTGCACCTTCAAATAGTGCAGCAGACCACGTCCTGGAGAAACTCCTCAATGAAAAGGCTGATGTAGTAATTAAAAAGAATGAAATATTCAGGCTCAATGCACCTTCCCGTCCTCTTGAAGATATCAAGCCTGAGTATATTAAATTTTGCTTCTCTAATGACGACAATATCTTCAGCTGTCCTCCACCCAAAGCCCTCAGGCGCTATAGGATCATCATATCAACCTATATGAGTGCCTCTCTTCTTTATGCAGAAGATATTGAAAAAGGCCATTTTTCTCATATTTTCTTGGATGAGGCAGGACAAGCTTCAGAACCAGAAACCATGATCCCGGTAGCAAATCTGCATGAGAGGAATACAGTGGTTGTTCTTGCTGGAGACCCTATGCAATTAGGGCCGATCATAAACTCCCAGCAAGCAGAAGAATATTGTTTGGGGATATCATACTTGGAGAGGATGTTTGATTGTGAATTTTATAGAAATGGGGATAACAGTTACGTGACAAAGTTGGTTAGGAATTACAGATGTCACCCAGACATTTTGCACCTCCCCAATGAGTTATTTTATGGAGGAGAGTTGAAAGCTTGTAAAGATGACTCGGTCTCCATCACCGCAGGGCTGGACCTTCTTCCTAATAAAGACTTCCCTGTGGTTTTCTTTGGCATTCAAGGCTGTGATGAGAGGGAAGGAAATAATCCATCATGGTTTAATAGGACTGAGGCTAGTAAGGTAGTGGAGGTCACCAAGAGATTGACTGCAGGAAAGAACTTGAGTGAAGAAGATATAGGGGTCATAACTCCTTACCGACAGCAAGTGCTGAAACTGAAGAAAGCTTTTGAAAATTTGGACATGCCTGATATCAAGGTTGGAAGTGTTGAGCAGTTTCAGGGACAAGAGAGGGAAGTTATCATAATATCAACTGTCCGATCAACAATCAAGCACAATGAATTTGACAGAACATACTGTTTGGGATTTCTGAGCAATCCAAAACGGTTTAATGTGGCTATAACTCGTGCCAAATCTTTGCTGATTATAATTGGGAACCCACATATTATCAGCAAG GATTTCAACTGGAATAAGCTTCTGTGGCGCTGTGTAGACAACAATTCCTATCAGGGTTGTAATCTCCCTGTCAGGCAGGAGGAAAATTATTATGAGAACCCAACACATGAAGATGACTGGGACAACAATGGAGAAAACACTCAGTTCTCTAGAACTGATTCGTGGGTTCAAGGGTCGTGGGAAGCAGAAGCTGCACAACCTCTCCAGGACAGAGATGAAGCTGGACAGTTGCTGGAAACAGAAGTTCCCCCGCCTGTTGATGAATCTGAATGGTCTGATGGCTGGAAGTAA
- the LOC101297234 gene encoding proteasome subunit beta type-2-A-like, which translates to MESIFGLVGNNFAIVAADTSAVHSILVHKTNEDKIMVLDSHKLIAASGEPGDRVQFTEYIQKNVSLYQFRNGIPLTTAAAANFTRGELATALRKNPYHVNILMAGYDKEKGAELYYIDYIASLHKVDKGAFGYGSYFALSLMDRLYHKGMSVDEAIALIDKIIIEIRSRLVVAPPNFVIKLVDKDGAREYAWRESIKDAGVAAACLRRLYWLNNPSDPK; encoded by the exons ATGGAGTCAATCTTCGGGTTGGTTGGGAACAACTTCGCCATAGTGGCAGCGGACACGTCGGCGGTGCACAGCATACTGGTGCACAAGACCAACGAGGACAAGATCATGGTCCTCGATTCCCACAAGCTCATCGCCGCCAGCGGTGAGCCCGGCGACAG GGTTCAGTTCACGGAGTACATCCAGAAGAACGTTTCGCTCTATCAGTTTCGTAATGGGATTCCTCTTACCACCGCCGCCGCTGCCAATTTCACCCGCGGTGAGCTCGCCACCGCTTTGCGCAAG AACCCATACCATGTGAACATTCTCATGGCTGGATATGATAAAGAGAAAGGCGCAGAACTGTACTACATTGATTACATTGCTTCCCTCCACAAGGTTGACAAGGGCGCCTTTGGTTATGGTTCCTATTTTGCTCTCTCCCTCATGGATCGACTCTATCACAAAGGTATGTCTGTTGATGAGGCTATTGCCTTAATTGACAAGATTATCATTGAGATACGATCAAGGCTTGTTGTCGCTCCACCCAACTTTGTCATCAAGTTAGTGGACAAGGATGGAGCTAGGGAGTATGCATGGCGTGAGTCCATCAAGGATGCTGGTGTGGCTGCTGCCTGCTTGAGGCGACTTTATTGGCTCAACAACCCATCAGATCCCAAATGA